The Methanobrevibacter ruminantium genome has a window encoding:
- the dcm gene encoding DNA (cytosine-5-)-methyltransferase, whose protein sequence is MSRAEDILTVREKLGIRRKEFSDALYFTKEQEKMLKEWETGKIDVPDEIYDKIMNFPTEPLFKNRPIEECRFKQIDLFAGIGGIRQAFQKHGGYNVYSSEWDKFAQTTYRINYGEIPDGDITLVDEKDIPDHDILLAGFPCQPFSQAGLHKGFEDTRGTLFFDIARILKEKRPKAFMLENVKQLRGHDKGNTMKVILSVLDELNYYVPDPQILNGYHFGLPQNRERIIIVGFNKDYLPKNIKEFVYPVGKIDEEVCVGDILEEEVGERFTISDKLWEGHQTRKKKHKKKGNGFGFALFNKDSKYTSTISARYYKDGSEALIEQSGKNPRMLTPRECARLQGFTDDFIIPVSNAQSYKQFGNSVCIPVIEAVAIAMLDYLGEYNIL, encoded by the coding sequence ATGAGTAGGGCAGAAGATATTCTTACAGTTAGAGAAAAGTTAGGAATAAGGAGGAAAGAATTTTCAGATGCCTTATATTTTACTAAAGAACAAGAAAAAATGTTGAAAGAATGGGAAACCGGAAAAATTGATGTCCCTGATGAAATATATGACAAAATAATGAATTTTCCTACAGAGCCCTTATTTAAAAATAGGCCAATTGAAGAGTGCAGATTTAAGCAAATTGACTTATTTGCAGGAATTGGCGGTATACGTCAAGCCTTTCAAAAACATGGGGGATATAATGTGTATTCTTCTGAATGGGATAAGTTTGCCCAAACAACCTATCGTATTAATTACGGAGAGATTCCAGATGGGGATATAACTCTTGTTGATGAAAAAGACATTCCTGATCATGATATATTGCTTGCAGGATTTCCTTGTCAGCCCTTTTCACAGGCGGGACTTCATAAGGGCTTTGAAGATACAAGAGGAACTCTTTTTTTTGATATTGCGAGAATACTTAAAGAAAAAAGACCAAAGGCATTCATGTTAGAAAATGTAAAGCAGTTAAGAGGACACGATAAGGGAAATACAATGAAAGTAATTTTATCTGTATTGGATGAGTTAAATTATTATGTCCCAGACCCTCAAATTTTGAATGGCTATCACTTTGGTTTGCCTCAAAACAGAGAAAGAATAATAATTGTAGGTTTTAACAAAGATTATTTGCCAAAGAATATTAAAGAATTTGTATATCCGGTTGGAAAAATAGATGAGGAAGTTTGCGTAGGAGATATATTAGAAGAAGAAGTTGGAGAGAGATTTACAATTTCTGACAAACTTTGGGAAGGACATCAGACACGAAAAAAGAAACATAAAAAGAAAGGAAATGGATTTGGATTTGCCCTGTTCAATAAAGATAGCAAATATACTAGTACAATAAGTGCTAGGTACTATAAGGATGGGAGCGAGGCACTTATAGAACAATCAGGAAAAAATCCGAGAATGTTAACTCCAAGAGAATGTGCAAGATTACAAGGGTTCACAGATGACTTCATCATTCCTGTTTCAAATGCCCAATCATATAAACAATTTGGTAATTCCGTTTGTATTCCAGTAATTGAAGCTGTAGCTATTGCAATGCTTGATTATCTTGGGGAATATAATATTTTATAG
- a CDS encoding DNA cytosine methyltransferase: MLRVFEAFAGYGSQRMALRNIGIEFEVVGISEIDGDVILSYAAIHSDFLEKREHIDDYVHEDKDEMISYLEKINVPLNYKTFENRAKKLQSSKLKDMYLANKLINNYGDIQIINPTTLPDFDLFTYSFPCQDISIAGNQCGFNKDSGTRSSLLWDCCNIIETKKPKYLMMENVKNLVGKRHKDNFLKFLDYLESLGYKNSWAVLNARDYGVPQNRERVFCISELGGKRNFVFPEPVELKFKLDDILEKDVDERFYLKNNQVLNKPISQEYSFCLDSNYWKGTTLQNFLEKNRRQLVTDKVNEDGQYVPRRLTPRETWRLMGVDEEDIDKASQLISQTSLYKQSGNSIVVPVLEAIFRQWFINIPNNKVGLDRWFNNE, from the coding sequence ATGTTAAGAGTCTTTGAAGCGTTTGCAGGTTATGGAAGTCAAAGAATGGCATTGCGTAACATTGGTATTGAATTTGAGGTAGTTGGCATCTCAGAGATAGATGGTGATGTTATTCTATCATACGCAGCAATTCATAGTGATTTCTTGGAGAAGAGAGAACATATTGATGACTACGTACATGAAGACAAAGACGAGATGATTTCTTATTTAGAAAAAATTAATGTTCCTTTAAATTACAAAACTTTTGAAAATAGAGCCAAAAAGCTTCAATCATCAAAATTAAAAGACATGTACTTAGCGAATAAATTGATTAATAATTATGGTGATATACAAATAATAAATCCAACAACACTTCCAGATTTTGATTTATTTACATACTCATTTCCTTGCCAGGATATTTCTATAGCAGGGAATCAGTGTGGATTTAATAAGGATTCAGGTACAAGATCCTCACTACTCTGGGATTGTTGTAACATAATTGAAACTAAAAAACCTAAATATTTGATGATGGAAAACGTTAAAAATCTTGTTGGAAAAAGGCATAAAGATAATTTTTTGAAATTTTTAGATTATCTTGAAAGTTTAGGTTATAAAAACAGCTGGGCTGTTTTAAATGCTAGAGATTATGGTGTTCCTCAAAACAGAGAAAGAGTTTTTTGTATTAGCGAACTTGGGGGCAAAAGAAATTTTGTTTTCCCTGAACCTGTAGAATTGAAGTTTAAACTTGATGATATTCTCGAAAAAGATGTAGATGAAAGATTTTATCTAAAAAATAACCAAGTTTTAAATAAGCCTATTAGTCAAGAATATAGTTTTTGTTTGGATTCTAATTATTGGAAAGGTACTACACTTCAAAATTTTTTAGAAAAGAATAGGAGACAACTTGTAACTGATAAGGTTAATGAAGATGGTCAATATGTACCTAGAAGGCTTACTCCAAGAGAAACATGGAGATTAATGGGCGTTGATGAGGAAGATATCGACAAAGCAAGCCAATTAATAAGTCAAACAAGTCTTTATAAACAATCTGGAAACAGTATTGTTGTTCCAGTTCTTGAAGCTATTTTTAGGCAATGGTTTATTAATATCCCAAATAATAAGGTGGGTCTAGATAGGTGGTTTAATAATGAGTAG